TCCCTCTTAATACTGTGCCAACTCTCAAATGAGCCATTGGTCCTATTAAAGAACCACCCCCTACATAGGATGACTGAATATATGTATTATCTAATATCGAACAATTTACCTCTATAACTGAATTTTCAATACGGACACCACTGTAAATAGTAGAGTCACCTTTAATATAAGTTTTACCTTTCAAGAAAACAAAGGGATATAAGGTTACCCCTTTTTCAATCTCTACTTCTTCATCTATATATATATTATAAGGATCAATAATATCTGCACCCTTTTCAATTAATGTTAGAGCCCTTTTGTACCATATATATTTTGAGAGCTCTTTTAAATCTTTGTAACTTGATATTTTTTTTAATTCTTCACTTTCATACTTACAATATATAAGATCACCCCTTTTTGGTATATTTGAGTTATAGTATTTTGATTTATCAATATTAGCAAAATAAGTTAGTCTTTCTTTCAATACATTAGAGTGAGTCAAATAAATCTCACTATTGATTTCTCTTACCTGTTTTGACTTTTCCTTTTCTTGAACAGCCCTTTTTATTTCAACTAAACTACCACCCTCTTTTACTAAATCGCAACCTTCATATATACATTCTTTTTCAGAGATGCTTGTTGAAATTAGGGATAATTTATCTTTAGAGTAAAAATTATTGACAAAATATTCCAATGTCTTTTCATTTATCAATGGCCTTATACCATTTATCAACAAAATTTTTGTATCTACACAAT
This window of the Deferribacterota bacterium genome carries:
- a CDS encoding DapH/DapD/GlmU-related protein, translating into MDIALIIVLENTLDLSMDLAGKPLIDYIYSIRNKLDPASITVVNGEYKKDPLNCNIVKENVRLLNKEYLEPINLCNYINSYCVDTKILLINGIRPLINEKTLEYFVNNFYSKDKLSLISTSISEKECIYEGCDLVKEGGSLVEIKRAVQEKEKSKQVREINSEIYLTHSNVLKERLTYFANIDKSKYYNSNIPKRGDLIYCKYESEELKKISSYKDLKELSKYIWYKRALTLIEKGADIIDPYNIYIDEEVEIEKGVTLYPFVFLKGKTYIKGDSTIYSGVRIENSVIEVNCSILDNTYIQSSYVGGGSLIGPMAHLRVGTVLRGRNRIGNFVETKKVDIGEGSKASHLTYLGDAVVGKNVNIGCGVITCNYDGLNKNKTIIGDNCFIGSDVQFIAPVEIGDNVVVAAGSTINKNVSSGSLAISRTKQVNKEDYYNKWRERLNKR